A DNA window from Syngnathus typhle isolate RoL2023-S1 ecotype Sweden linkage group LG2, RoL_Styp_1.0, whole genome shotgun sequence contains the following coding sequences:
- the hecw2b gene encoding E3 ubiquitin-protein ligase HECW2 isoform X2: protein MATATASSSPPPSSPGTNGSAREHLMAVRRRNPHGRPYTIGPENIRSLSGSSCPSPSVLTSGDQPEAAGVGLQRANSDTDLVTSDSRSSLTASTYQLVLGHGHLVISWDIKEEVDATDWIGLYHIDETCVANVWDSKNRGVNGTQRGQIVWKLEPGPYFMDCETKICFKYYHGVSGALRATTPCITVKNPGVTVGTEGLPESQSGAEHSRKLVSFTLSDIRAVGLKKGMFFNPDPYLKMSIQPGKRTGLPKFTHHGQERRTSIISNTTNPVWHGEKYTFVALGNDVMEIEVKDKFAKSRPIIKRFLGQLIIPVQRLLEGPTADQHPVSYSLCRRLPTDHVSGRLHFRVNITSTGHEDATGTILGSTVNSDPGSPSDDEDLPHHSTSSRLACGGASLTGSDESSLLANGACYYGNSSAWQENTILAAAGGHTHRQVSLNDYLDAIEASGSAVERVPAGPSPRLRSSFPTDTRLNAMLHIDSDEDEESAGQCSNQQESGLQRTTNADISGGSEGSKCEHTGSQAGSPVAESAQADGPGNAAQLQMKEGTSMIVHAEDTGASAHVSEGMEASSFPEASQLESASDCTCGERSSRLDTNLEAPCASSYSYGPLSPIPEVEMRTEVAPRAEEEAAELSSSNSLATTAMTTGSDFGTSEAAQLNGHHSAPTLPSVRHDISRYQRVDEALPPNWEARIDSHGRIFYVDHVNRTTTWQRPTAPAAQQTLQRSSSIQQMEQLNRRYQSIRRTITNDGRAEEAPANEQPADETDLHPGSQELRRDSNAAQSSSRSRLYLLLQSPSARFLTSPDFFTVLHSNPSAYRLFTTNTCLKHMISKVRRDTHHFERYQHNRDLVAFLNMFANKQLELPRGWEMKHDHTGKPFFVDHNSRATTFIDPRLPLQSCRPPSLLTHRQHLTRQRSHSAGEVSPRRLVGEECRHAGPPILPRPSSTFTSSACRAQAPDVMPVAYNEKIVAFLRQPNIFEILQERQPDFHRNHSLREKVQLIRTDGASGLARLSGDADLVILLSLFEDEVMSYVPPHALLHPSYCQSPRGSPVSSPQNSPGTQRANARAPAPYKRDFEAKLRNFYRKLETKGYGQGPGKLKLIIRRDHLLEDAFNQITCYSRKDLQRSKLYVSFVGEEGLDYSGPSREFFFLVSRELFNPYYGLFEYSANDTYTVQISPMSAFVDNHHEWFRFSGRILGLALIHQYLLDAFFTRPFYKGLLRIPCELSDLEYLDEEFHQSLQWMKDNDIEDMLDLTFTVNEEVFGQITERELKAGGANIPVTEKNKKEYIERMVKWRIERGVVQQTESLVRGFYEVVDARSVSVFDARELELVMAGTAEIDLSDWRNNTEYRGGYHDNHIVIRWFWAAVERFNNEQRLRLLQFVTGTSSIPYEGFASLRGSNGPRRFCVEKWGKATSLPRAHTCFNRLDLPPYPSFSMLYEKMQTAVEETSTFGLE, encoded by the exons atggcaacagccacagcttcctcctcccccccgcCATCCTCACCGGGAACCAATGGCAGCGCACGGGAACACCTGATGGCGGTGAGGCGCCGTAACCCTCACGGCCGGCCGTACACGATCGGGCCGGAAAACATCCGCAGCCTGTCCGGGTCTTCTTGCCCCTCGCCGTCGGTCTTGACATCAGGTGACCAGCCGGAAGCAGCAGGGGTCGGGCTGCAGAGGGCCAATAGCGACACTGATCTGGTGACCTCAGACAGTCGCTCCTCACTAACGGCGTCGACGTATCAGCTTGTCCTTGGCCATGGCCATCTCGTCATCTCTTGGGACATCAAGGAGGAAGTGGACGCCACGGACTGGATTGGACTATACCACATCG ACGAGACCTGCGTTGCTAATGTGTGGGACTCCAAGAACCGTGGCGTGAATGGTACTCAGCGAGGCCAGATTGTGTGGAAACTGGAGCCGGGGCCCTACTTCATGGACT GTGAGACTAAGATCTGCTTCAAATATTACCACGGTGTGAGTGGAGCACTAAGAGCAACAACACCTTGCATCACCGTCAAAAACCCTGGAGTGACG GTGGGCACTGAAGGTCTTCCTGAGAGCCAATCAGGCGCAGAGCACAGTCGTAAATTGGTCAGCTTCACTCTCTCAG ACATCCGAGCAGTGGGCCTGAAGAAAGGCATGTTTTTCAACCCGGACCCTTACCTGAAGATGTCCATCCAGCCTGGGAAAAGAACCGGCCTCCCCAAGTTCACCCACCACGGCCAGGAGAGGCGTACCTCCATTATCTCCAATACCACCAACCCCGTGTGGCACGGAGAG AAATACACTTTTGTGGCCCTGGGGAATGACGTGATGGAGATCGAGGTGAAAGATAAGTTTGCCAAGAGTCGGCCAATCATCAAGCGCTTTCTGGGTCAGCTGATCATACCCGTGCAGCGACTTCTGGAGGGGCCAACGGCAGA cCAACACCCAGTCAGCTACAGCTTATGTCGCCGCCTTCCGACAGATCATGTTAGCGGGCGGCTGCACTTCCGGGTGAACATCACCTCCACTGGACATGAAG ATGCAACGGGAACCATCTTGGGCAGCACAGTCAACAGCGACCCTGGGAGTCCCTCTGATGATGAAGACCTTCCGCACCACTCCACGTCTTCTCGCCTGGCATGCGGCGGCGCGTCCCTTACGGGCTCGGACGAAAGCTCCCTGTTAGCTAACGGTGCTTGTTACTATGGCAACAGCAGCGCATGGCAAGAAAACACAATTCTAGCGGCTGCGGGCGGCCACACCCACAGGCAAGTTTCCCTCAATGACTACTTGGACGCCATTGAGGCCTCCGGTAGCGCCGTGGAGAGAGTTCCCGCAGGGCCGTCGCCCAGACTCCGCTCCAGCTTTCCGACAGACACGCGCCTCAACGCCATGCTCCACATAGACTCTGATGAGGACGAGGAGAGCGCGGGGCAGTGCAGTAACCAGCAGGAGTCAGGATTGCAAAGGACTACAAATGCGGATATTTCCGGAGGGAGCGAGGGCTCCAAATGTGAGCACACCGGATCACAAGCAGGCTCTCCTGTCGCTGAGTCGGCTCAGGCCGATGGGCCGGGTAATGCAGCACAGCTACAAATGAAGGAGGGAACGTCGATGATCGTCCATGCAGAAGATACTGGCGCTTCGGCACACGTTAGTGAAGGAATGGAAGCCAGTAGTTTTCCTGAAGCTTCGCAACTAGAGTCTGCCAGCGATTGCACATGCGGCGAGCGAAGTTCAAGGCTGGACACCAACTTAGAGGCACCCTGCGCTTCTTCATATAGCTACGGCCCACTTTCACCCATTCCG GAGGTGGAGATGAGGACGGAAGTGGCTCCTAGGGCAGAGGAGGAAGCAGCGGAGCTATCAAGCAGCAACAGCTTGGCAACTACTGCTATGACAACCGGCAGCGACTTTGGAACCTCTGAAGCAG CTCAGCTCAATGGCCATCATTCTGCTCCTACGCTGCCGTCTGTCCGCCATGACATCAGTCGCTACCAGAGAGTAGATGAGGCCCTCCCGCCGA ACTGGGAGGCACGGATCGACAGCCACGGGAGGATTTTTTATGTGGACCACGTGAACAGAACCACCACCTGGCAACGTCCCACTGCTCCGGCTGCCCAGCAGACACTTCAGAGATCCAGTTCCATCCAACAGATGGAGCAGCTGAACCGCAG GTATCAGAGCATCCGAAGGACGATAACCAATGATGGTAGAGCAGAGGAGGCTCCGGCCAATGAGCAGCCGGCAGACGAGACCGATCTGCACCCCGGCTCGCAAG AGCTGCGTCGAGACAGCAATGCAGCCCAGTCCAGCTCCAGATCCCGCCTCTACCTGCTACTCCAGTCTCCCAGTGCCAGGTTCCTCACCAGCCCCGACTTCTTCACTGTGCTGCATTCTAACCCT AGTGCCTATCGCTTGTTTACCACCAACACGTGCTTGAAACACATGATCAGTAAGGTTCGCCGGGACACGCACCACTTTGAGCGCTACCAGCACAACAGGGACCTGGTGGCCTTTCTCAACATGTTTGCCAACAAACAGCTGGAATTGCCTCGAGGCTGGGAGATGAAGCACGACCACACCGGCAAG CCTTTCTTTGTGGATCACAATAGCCGCGCGACCACCTTCATCGACCCTCGGCTGCCCCTGCAGAGCTGTCGACCGCCGAGCCTTTTGACTCACCGCCAACACCTGACCCGCCAACGCAGCCATAGCGCCGGTGAAGTCAGCCCGCGTCGCCTG GTGGGCGAAGAGTGCCGTCATGCCGGACCGCCCATCTTGCCGAGGCCGTCGAGCACCTTTACGTCGTCGGCCTGCAGGGCCCAGGCACCGGATGTCATGCCAGTGG CGTACAACGAAAAGATTGTGGCATTTCTACGGCAACCCAACATCTTTGAGATTTTACAAGAAAGGCAGCCAGATTTCCACCGGAACCATTCGCTCAG ggAGAAGGTCCAGCTGATCCGCACAGATGGAGCGTCGGGATTGGCGCGGCTGTCAGGAGACGCCGACCTCGTCATTTTGCTAAg TTTGTTTGAGGATGAAGTCATGTCCTATGTTCCTCCTCATGCCTTACTGCACCCCAGCTACTGCCAGTCTCCTCGGGGCTCTCCCGTCTCCTCCCCTCAAAACTCACCCG GTACTCAAAGAGCAAACGCCAGAGCTCCAGCACCCTATAAGAGAGACTTTGAGGCCAAACTGCGAAACTTCTATCGAAAGTTGGAGACCAAAGGCTACGGCCAAGGACCAGGGAAGCTCAA GTTGATCATCCGCCGTGACCACCTACTGGAAGATGCCTTCAATCAGATCACATGCTACTCCCGCAAAGATCTGCAGCGCAGCAAGCTCTACGTCAGTTTTGTGGGCGAGGAGGG ATTGGACTATAGTGGACCTTCCCGAGAATTCTTCTTCCTGGTCTCGAGAGAATTGTTCAACCCTTACTACGGTCTCTTTGAATATTCGGCCAACGACACATACACAGTCCAGATCAGCCCCATGTCGGCCTTTGTGGACAATCACCATGAATG GTTTCGCTTCAGCGGCCGCATCCTGGGTTTGGCACTGATCCACCAATACCTTCTGGATGCCTTCTTCACCCGACCCTTCTACAAAGGATTATTGCGCAT CCCGTGCGAGCTGAGCGACCTGGAGTACCTGGATGAGGAATTTCACCAGTCACTTCAGTGGATGAAAGACAACGACATTGAGGACATGCTGGACCTCACCTTCACTGTCAATGAAGAAGTGTTTGGGCAG ATAACTGAGCGGGAGCTGAAGGCTGGTGGAGCCAACATCCCAGTGACAGAAAAGAACAAGAAGGAGTACATCGAAAGGATGGTAAAGTGGCGAATCGAGCGTGGTGTCGTACAGCAGACGGAAAGCTTGGTCAGAGGCTTTTACGAG GTGGTGGACGCAAGGTCTGTGTCGGTGTTTGATGCCAGGGAGCTGGAGCTGGTGATGGCGGGCACGGCAGAGATTGATTTGTCGGATTGGAGGAACAACACCGAGTATAGAGGAG gttaccatgacaaccataTAGTTATCCGTTGGTTCTGGGCCGCAGTGGAGAGATTCAACAATGAGCAAAGACTTCGGCTCTTGCAG TTTGTGACTGGGACGTCAAGTATTCCCTACGAGGGTTTTGCATCTCTGCGAGGAAGCAATGGACCTCGACGTTTCTGCGTGGAAAAGTGGGGCAAAGCCACGTCTCTGCCCAG AGCTCACACGTGTTTCAACCGCCTGGACCTGCCTCCCTATCCATCCTTCTCTATGCTCTACGAGAAGATGCAGACTGCCGTGGAGGAAACCAGCACTTTTGGACTGGAGTGA
- the hecw2b gene encoding E3 ubiquitin-protein ligase HECW2 isoform X1, whose translation MATATASSSPPPSSPGTNGSAREHLMAVRRRNPHGRPYTIGPENIRSLSGSSCPSPSVLTSGDQPEAAGVGLQRANSDTDLVTSDSRSSLTASTYQLVLGHGHLVISWDIKEEVDATDWIGLYHIDETCVANVWDSKNRGVNGTQRGQIVWKLEPGPYFMDCETKICFKYYHGVSGALRATTPCITVKNPGVTVGTEGLPESQSGAEHSRKLVSFTLSDIRAVGLKKGMFFNPDPYLKMSIQPGKRTGLPKFTHHGQERRTSIISNTTNPVWHGEKYTFVALGNDVMEIEVKDKFAKSRPIIKRFLGQLIIPVQRLLEGPTADQHPVSYSLCRRLPTDHVSGRLHFRVNITSTGHEDATGTILGSTVNSDPGSPSDDEDLPHHSTSSRLACGGASLTGSDESSLLANGACYYGNSSAWQENTILAAAGGHTHRQVSLNDYLDAIEASGSAVERVPAGPSPRLRSSFPTDTRLNAMLHIDSDEDEESAGQCSNQQESGLQRTTNADISGGSEGSKCEHTGSQAGSPVAESAQADGPGNAAQLQMKEGTSMIVHAEDTGASAHVSEGMEASSFPEASQLESASDCTCGERSSRLDTNLEAPCASSYSYGPLSPIPEVEMRTEVAPRAEEEAAELSSSNSLATTAMTTGSDFGTSEAGAVGPEVQGEEADEEEEADERGEVWKRRSVRATEVASHNQVACRPREGLGTTLSERESAQLNGHHSAPTLPSVRHDISRYQRVDEALPPNWEARIDSHGRIFYVDHVNRTTTWQRPTAPAAQQTLQRSSSIQQMEQLNRRYQSIRRTITNDGRAEEAPANEQPADETDLHPGSQELRRDSNAAQSSSRSRLYLLLQSPSARFLTSPDFFTVLHSNPSAYRLFTTNTCLKHMISKVRRDTHHFERYQHNRDLVAFLNMFANKQLELPRGWEMKHDHTGKPFFVDHNSRATTFIDPRLPLQSCRPPSLLTHRQHLTRQRSHSAGEVSPRRLVGEECRHAGPPILPRPSSTFTSSACRAQAPDVMPVAYNEKIVAFLRQPNIFEILQERQPDFHRNHSLREKVQLIRTDGASGLARLSGDADLVILLSLFEDEVMSYVPPHALLHPSYCQSPRGSPVSSPQNSPGTQRANARAPAPYKRDFEAKLRNFYRKLETKGYGQGPGKLKLIIRRDHLLEDAFNQITCYSRKDLQRSKLYVSFVGEEGLDYSGPSREFFFLVSRELFNPYYGLFEYSANDTYTVQISPMSAFVDNHHEWFRFSGRILGLALIHQYLLDAFFTRPFYKGLLRIPCELSDLEYLDEEFHQSLQWMKDNDIEDMLDLTFTVNEEVFGQITERELKAGGANIPVTEKNKKEYIERMVKWRIERGVVQQTESLVRGFYEVVDARSVSVFDARELELVMAGTAEIDLSDWRNNTEYRGGYHDNHIVIRWFWAAVERFNNEQRLRLLQFVTGTSSIPYEGFASLRGSNGPRRFCVEKWGKATSLPRAHTCFNRLDLPPYPSFSMLYEKMQTAVEETSTFGLE comes from the exons atggcaacagccacagcttcctcctcccccccgcCATCCTCACCGGGAACCAATGGCAGCGCACGGGAACACCTGATGGCGGTGAGGCGCCGTAACCCTCACGGCCGGCCGTACACGATCGGGCCGGAAAACATCCGCAGCCTGTCCGGGTCTTCTTGCCCCTCGCCGTCGGTCTTGACATCAGGTGACCAGCCGGAAGCAGCAGGGGTCGGGCTGCAGAGGGCCAATAGCGACACTGATCTGGTGACCTCAGACAGTCGCTCCTCACTAACGGCGTCGACGTATCAGCTTGTCCTTGGCCATGGCCATCTCGTCATCTCTTGGGACATCAAGGAGGAAGTGGACGCCACGGACTGGATTGGACTATACCACATCG ACGAGACCTGCGTTGCTAATGTGTGGGACTCCAAGAACCGTGGCGTGAATGGTACTCAGCGAGGCCAGATTGTGTGGAAACTGGAGCCGGGGCCCTACTTCATGGACT GTGAGACTAAGATCTGCTTCAAATATTACCACGGTGTGAGTGGAGCACTAAGAGCAACAACACCTTGCATCACCGTCAAAAACCCTGGAGTGACG GTGGGCACTGAAGGTCTTCCTGAGAGCCAATCAGGCGCAGAGCACAGTCGTAAATTGGTCAGCTTCACTCTCTCAG ACATCCGAGCAGTGGGCCTGAAGAAAGGCATGTTTTTCAACCCGGACCCTTACCTGAAGATGTCCATCCAGCCTGGGAAAAGAACCGGCCTCCCCAAGTTCACCCACCACGGCCAGGAGAGGCGTACCTCCATTATCTCCAATACCACCAACCCCGTGTGGCACGGAGAG AAATACACTTTTGTGGCCCTGGGGAATGACGTGATGGAGATCGAGGTGAAAGATAAGTTTGCCAAGAGTCGGCCAATCATCAAGCGCTTTCTGGGTCAGCTGATCATACCCGTGCAGCGACTTCTGGAGGGGCCAACGGCAGA cCAACACCCAGTCAGCTACAGCTTATGTCGCCGCCTTCCGACAGATCATGTTAGCGGGCGGCTGCACTTCCGGGTGAACATCACCTCCACTGGACATGAAG ATGCAACGGGAACCATCTTGGGCAGCACAGTCAACAGCGACCCTGGGAGTCCCTCTGATGATGAAGACCTTCCGCACCACTCCACGTCTTCTCGCCTGGCATGCGGCGGCGCGTCCCTTACGGGCTCGGACGAAAGCTCCCTGTTAGCTAACGGTGCTTGTTACTATGGCAACAGCAGCGCATGGCAAGAAAACACAATTCTAGCGGCTGCGGGCGGCCACACCCACAGGCAAGTTTCCCTCAATGACTACTTGGACGCCATTGAGGCCTCCGGTAGCGCCGTGGAGAGAGTTCCCGCAGGGCCGTCGCCCAGACTCCGCTCCAGCTTTCCGACAGACACGCGCCTCAACGCCATGCTCCACATAGACTCTGATGAGGACGAGGAGAGCGCGGGGCAGTGCAGTAACCAGCAGGAGTCAGGATTGCAAAGGACTACAAATGCGGATATTTCCGGAGGGAGCGAGGGCTCCAAATGTGAGCACACCGGATCACAAGCAGGCTCTCCTGTCGCTGAGTCGGCTCAGGCCGATGGGCCGGGTAATGCAGCACAGCTACAAATGAAGGAGGGAACGTCGATGATCGTCCATGCAGAAGATACTGGCGCTTCGGCACACGTTAGTGAAGGAATGGAAGCCAGTAGTTTTCCTGAAGCTTCGCAACTAGAGTCTGCCAGCGATTGCACATGCGGCGAGCGAAGTTCAAGGCTGGACACCAACTTAGAGGCACCCTGCGCTTCTTCATATAGCTACGGCCCACTTTCACCCATTCCG GAGGTGGAGATGAGGACGGAAGTGGCTCCTAGGGCAGAGGAGGAAGCAGCGGAGCTATCAAGCAGCAACAGCTTGGCAACTACTGCTATGACAACCGGCAGCGACTTTGGAACCTCTGAAGCAG GGGCTGTCGGCCCAGAAGTGCAGGGAGAGGAGgcggatgaggaagaggaggcggatGAGCGGGGGGAGGTGTGGAAGAGACGCTCTGTGCGGGCCACTGAAGTTGCGAGCCACAACCAGGTGGCATGCAGGCCCAGAGAGGGACTCGGCACCACTTTATCAGAGAGAGAATCCG CTCAGCTCAATGGCCATCATTCTGCTCCTACGCTGCCGTCTGTCCGCCATGACATCAGTCGCTACCAGAGAGTAGATGAGGCCCTCCCGCCGA ACTGGGAGGCACGGATCGACAGCCACGGGAGGATTTTTTATGTGGACCACGTGAACAGAACCACCACCTGGCAACGTCCCACTGCTCCGGCTGCCCAGCAGACACTTCAGAGATCCAGTTCCATCCAACAGATGGAGCAGCTGAACCGCAG GTATCAGAGCATCCGAAGGACGATAACCAATGATGGTAGAGCAGAGGAGGCTCCGGCCAATGAGCAGCCGGCAGACGAGACCGATCTGCACCCCGGCTCGCAAG AGCTGCGTCGAGACAGCAATGCAGCCCAGTCCAGCTCCAGATCCCGCCTCTACCTGCTACTCCAGTCTCCCAGTGCCAGGTTCCTCACCAGCCCCGACTTCTTCACTGTGCTGCATTCTAACCCT AGTGCCTATCGCTTGTTTACCACCAACACGTGCTTGAAACACATGATCAGTAAGGTTCGCCGGGACACGCACCACTTTGAGCGCTACCAGCACAACAGGGACCTGGTGGCCTTTCTCAACATGTTTGCCAACAAACAGCTGGAATTGCCTCGAGGCTGGGAGATGAAGCACGACCACACCGGCAAG CCTTTCTTTGTGGATCACAATAGCCGCGCGACCACCTTCATCGACCCTCGGCTGCCCCTGCAGAGCTGTCGACCGCCGAGCCTTTTGACTCACCGCCAACACCTGACCCGCCAACGCAGCCATAGCGCCGGTGAAGTCAGCCCGCGTCGCCTG GTGGGCGAAGAGTGCCGTCATGCCGGACCGCCCATCTTGCCGAGGCCGTCGAGCACCTTTACGTCGTCGGCCTGCAGGGCCCAGGCACCGGATGTCATGCCAGTGG CGTACAACGAAAAGATTGTGGCATTTCTACGGCAACCCAACATCTTTGAGATTTTACAAGAAAGGCAGCCAGATTTCCACCGGAACCATTCGCTCAG ggAGAAGGTCCAGCTGATCCGCACAGATGGAGCGTCGGGATTGGCGCGGCTGTCAGGAGACGCCGACCTCGTCATTTTGCTAAg TTTGTTTGAGGATGAAGTCATGTCCTATGTTCCTCCTCATGCCTTACTGCACCCCAGCTACTGCCAGTCTCCTCGGGGCTCTCCCGTCTCCTCCCCTCAAAACTCACCCG GTACTCAAAGAGCAAACGCCAGAGCTCCAGCACCCTATAAGAGAGACTTTGAGGCCAAACTGCGAAACTTCTATCGAAAGTTGGAGACCAAAGGCTACGGCCAAGGACCAGGGAAGCTCAA GTTGATCATCCGCCGTGACCACCTACTGGAAGATGCCTTCAATCAGATCACATGCTACTCCCGCAAAGATCTGCAGCGCAGCAAGCTCTACGTCAGTTTTGTGGGCGAGGAGGG ATTGGACTATAGTGGACCTTCCCGAGAATTCTTCTTCCTGGTCTCGAGAGAATTGTTCAACCCTTACTACGGTCTCTTTGAATATTCGGCCAACGACACATACACAGTCCAGATCAGCCCCATGTCGGCCTTTGTGGACAATCACCATGAATG GTTTCGCTTCAGCGGCCGCATCCTGGGTTTGGCACTGATCCACCAATACCTTCTGGATGCCTTCTTCACCCGACCCTTCTACAAAGGATTATTGCGCAT CCCGTGCGAGCTGAGCGACCTGGAGTACCTGGATGAGGAATTTCACCAGTCACTTCAGTGGATGAAAGACAACGACATTGAGGACATGCTGGACCTCACCTTCACTGTCAATGAAGAAGTGTTTGGGCAG ATAACTGAGCGGGAGCTGAAGGCTGGTGGAGCCAACATCCCAGTGACAGAAAAGAACAAGAAGGAGTACATCGAAAGGATGGTAAAGTGGCGAATCGAGCGTGGTGTCGTACAGCAGACGGAAAGCTTGGTCAGAGGCTTTTACGAG GTGGTGGACGCAAGGTCTGTGTCGGTGTTTGATGCCAGGGAGCTGGAGCTGGTGATGGCGGGCACGGCAGAGATTGATTTGTCGGATTGGAGGAACAACACCGAGTATAGAGGAG gttaccatgacaaccataTAGTTATCCGTTGGTTCTGGGCCGCAGTGGAGAGATTCAACAATGAGCAAAGACTTCGGCTCTTGCAG TTTGTGACTGGGACGTCAAGTATTCCCTACGAGGGTTTTGCATCTCTGCGAGGAAGCAATGGACCTCGACGTTTCTGCGTGGAAAAGTGGGGCAAAGCCACGTCTCTGCCCAG AGCTCACACGTGTTTCAACCGCCTGGACCTGCCTCCCTATCCATCCTTCTCTATGCTCTACGAGAAGATGCAGACTGCCGTGGAGGAAACCAGCACTTTTGGACTGGAGTGA